The genomic stretch GCTGTACTCGATAAACTGTTTAGAATTTAATTTACCTAGGCGCGTGATTTTGCATCTCCTTATCAAGATTTAAATTTGCTTACAAAGAGTGTTATTATAAATCCAAGAGAAATCGCGTAGTAATCTTCAAACTCTTTCCCCTTTCTTTCCCTTTTAATTTCACTTTAATTTCGTAGTTTTCCGCTTGACATTCAAAGTCATTCGGTGgaaaattgtaatgtttatatAACCATGCCATTTGAACGTatctttttttgtacttttgCTTCTAAGTTTTCTATCATACACTGTGTACATGATGTCTGTACGTTACACGTTGTGGCCCAGTTCTGAAATCTCAATCACGTGATTAACTGGTGATAACCAACAAATAAACCAAATAATTCCGACTTAGCAACTTGCTATCTGTGAAATAATCAACTAGCGAACCATTCAAATGTTAAACCAAGCAACCAATGAATCGACCATTCGACAAACCTACATAAATCAATCAACTAGTGATTAACTCACTGAGTGAACTACTCTAGTAAATCAACAcattaatcaataaatcaaccgaccaaccaaccaaccaaccagtcagtcagtcagtcagtcagtcagtcagtcagtcagtcagtcagtcagtcagtcagtcagtcagtcaatcaatcaatcaatcaatcaatcaatcaatcaatccaccaaccaaccaaccaaccaaccaaccaaccaaccaaccaaacaaacagtcaaacaaacaatcaactactcaattaacaaaataaactaataaatcaaatcaaatcaatttctcaataaataaactatcaaatgtAGCAATTAATCACAATCAATATATCATCAATTACGATTGATGCGACCACACTGATGGGTATCGAATGATTACTAATCAGTATGACAAGGTAAACAAGAAAGTCAAGTTCACAGACACGGGGGCGCACTTCTATCctaattaccaattttaagcactCCCCAGTATAGCACAATTAGTCACATGATTAATAATCAACGTAAACAAGGCTACATTATTGtgccaccatcatcatcagcaaGAGTTATGCACCTGAATAATTAACTGAATTTAGTCATACTATGGGTACTAGGTGTAGAATTTTATGGTTGGATGACACTGGTGAAATattgactgtattatttgacctttgacacagaTGTAGATTAGGGAACATGACGCCATCTTTACATCTGAATGACAGGCCATAGAATTCGAACGTTGAAACAAAATTCTTAGTGAGCGGTAAGGGCAATTTTTTGAAACTTGATACAGATCTAAGGAAAAACAGGATGGGCTCCAAAAGTGGCTAATTTGTGAAAGTTACCTAGATATCACAAAAGTTAAATAGGAAGGTTACTACTGCGGAAACTCAGCTTTCGGCTTACTTACATAAACACAAATTAAACCATAGTTGTTTGCTATGTGTTAGATTACACGAGTAGGTGATAGCAAAGTCTTTGTTTCGCGGATATAAGCACCTCTAATCaggatagtgtaaacactggaaatCTCAAAGAAGGTGGACTGCAAATTAGAAGTCCTCAGAaacgccaccctactgtgagtacaaatAAATCAACGTCTATTCCATAGCTTATACCATTGTGGAGGGTTTATGCTTATATACCAGCTTGACGTACAaatagtttgtatctatcttcgTTACCTGAAATCTCAGTTTCCACTGTCGTAAATATCTTATGTAGCGGATAATGGGAACTGCAAAGTACATGTTTGTGACATATAATTGTCATCTTATCCTTTTTATATGTGACTAAGAATTCCCCAATAGACCACGATGAACATTGTGATAACAATCCCTATCTGACTGTCACTGACAAACTGGCGTATACTCACAGAGCCATCATACTTATAGGCAGTCGTTTTGAAAATTGCTCCCTGAATACTTCTCTAGATAACATCACGAAGAGATAAATCACTGTCTGTATACATCAGGATtgaaattatatacatagaaaTTTTGAATCAGTTGAGAATGTTCCTCTCCCAAACATGTGTGTACCAAAATATGACGAATTTTAAAGAGGAACGTAAATGTCCTGTTAGTGCACCAATAAAGACTCTTAGTTTTAGTTTCAAATGTACAatggaatattcatttttcTTAAAAGTGTCGGAAACGTTGATGCATGAGTTAACCATGTGAATTCCATATAGTTGGCATGACTGTGTTTAGTGGCATAGTTGGGgctggggtggggggtggttaTACCTTTCTCAGCTATAACAGTATATGGTGATCGGAATAATGTATGATGTCCAATCTTTTATGAGCCAACAGTCAATATCATTTGTCGGTATCAGTAACTGTATGGCAAACGATTTCCTGCTGAAGAATCCATattcgtttgtttttgttttttgggggaaaTTTTTTTCAGAAGGTTCTTCTTTATATCTGACAGGAATGGATAGATTATCGTCTGCGATGGAATGTATCAGACTATGGCGGATTAGGAGTGTTACGTGTACCCTCTCCGTTGCTATGGCTTCCAGATATTGTTTTATACAACAAGTAAGTATTCAATGTTACAAATTTACCTGAAACATTGTCTGGCTTGGCAAAGTCCTACTATTGCTACCACTTCATCGTCTGgttaaaagaaaatgtaaaacaatgccatgtttagttttttttgttttgtttgaagtgcaattttattatcaaaGCTAATTGACGCCAAATCATTTACATTGCAATTATTTGTTAATATATGGTATCTCACCCACAGACAACCTGGCAATGTTAGTAAAATAAATTGTCAACCCAGACGATGCTATTTTAGGCTACACGGATTGCATTGTAATTCACAGAGAAGTGAGACAGTTActcaaattatgaatatgtgCGTGTGCTTGTAAAACAACACACCGTTGCTCAGCAACAGTATTTCAGTCATCATTATAAACAAAAGCCCTCTCTTTAcgttgaaaaatgaaaaaaaaaattgttgaaaataataataaccgTTGCCTCGCGGATACAAAGCTCGTTGAAATTGCGGGCGACACACAGTTTAGCTaggaaatgataataaaatacacGTTTGTTTCTAGATCTGAATGTTTCAAATTAGCCCCATGGCGATTTCCTAGCAGAATAATAAACTGAAATAAAGGTAAACGTTTATTGATCCAGTTACAGAAGTTGAATATCATGTTTTGCTGTCGATATTACCAAGAGCAACACAGAGGTTAAATTACCAAATATGATTTCGTCTCTTAGAAAATATTGGTTTTCTTTTATAGTGCAATAGAAATTGGGTTTTATGATCATTATAGGTTGGTTCATCGTTACAAACTTCAAAATGTTACGATGCCTGCAGGGAATAGACAAATTATTACTTTGCAGAGACAGAGACTGGAGTAATCTTTCCTTAATACCGTCAAATTGATTTTCCCTGGGTGTCCATATACTAcccttatttgaatattaatgcaGTCGTAACTAGATCGTTGTGTTGTCAGAAAATTGAATGCATGCAGGTCACGTCCCGTGACGGTATCGGTATAAAAAGCAGTAAATTGTGAATTTGTTTAGATCTTCTCTGAATATATACTGACTAATTTTTTTGTAGCAATGTTTCACCATTTATCTCATATTATGATCGGGTATCTATACCAGATGAGAGTTTTTCGTTTATTGCTGATATTACtagtttattaaaataattgatAACGTAATTGTTTATGGCTTATCAAAGATACATTCATCAATATGACGTATTTATTTTTAGATTCCAAAGCGTCTGCTCGCTCTACCTGATTATTTCAACCCAAATTCTGAAAGCGAACGGCTGCTCCTCcgtattattttgtgtttattaaCAGCACAACgggtacaatgtatatctctCTCAGTACAATATACTTTGTTTGAAGCGTAGCACATCTGGATGACATCCATTGACATCTGGTACACTTCTttgatgttgttttgttttgtattcaatGTGAATAAATGAGGCAATTCGTCTAAAAACAATGTTTGCATGGTATCCCAGGGAATTATATTATGcttcgaggggggggggggagacggTTCGAATTTCTCAACCAAATATTTCCAGAGTGTTGTCTGTTATTAAGAGTGTATTTAATACCTTGTCCAGTATTTTTTAggtgaaatttcatttttaaatttgcAATTTTTGCTTCGGTGGGATCGCATAAGGAAAAATAATAGCCTTACAAAGGCACCATTTTAGTACTTACACGTAGTTCAATGCAATATTCATTAGATTAGTAAAATATGAATGTAGTTAAATAGTTCAAACTTACAGGTATGTTGAACTACATAGACGGCAAAAATACCCTTTTTTGTCATTTGACTGTTACGTCGTGTTTATTACGACAGTACTAGTTACAGGTCATAACCGCCGTGTCTCGACAGATCTCGTCGGTAATTATTTAAGATTTTGGCGGGTCATGGGATGTACGAGATCGTGAGAACAGGCTCTtttcatctatccattcatgaatacaaatattgactatttttttccgcgcgcgcgcgcgtgttgGATCTTGTATCGATAAACTTCATTTAAACGTGACTCTACGGTCAGATACTAGAGAGGTCCACAAAAACTtcagaaatgttttcaaaatcgACTGAATGGGATTTGTTGCACCTGACATTGAGCACTTGAGAGCTTTAATTCAAAATCACGATTTTCTTACTACAAAACCAGAGATACTACGTTGTATGTACTGTCAATTCGGCGACACAATGTTTTACGTCTCACACAAGAAGTTTTTTTTGTTACACATTACATGATAAAACAAAATGCAGGGACTGGTCGCACGCAAGCACAGAATGATACACTTTATCTcaatgaaacaaggaagattcaaacacagaactgtttatttgtattcacatacagtgagataaaatgtaacatttgtatgtgcgtgtgtacaATTGGTGTCTGTAatattatttgtgtatttcataataaaaaatgcaaaaaaatgttgtttgagatattcaaaataatagtaattgaaactctagttttgtagtacatatacatttaattatCAGAGATGTATGTTTTTCTAAAACTTGAAGGGTATGCAGCTCTTATGTCAACTTTGCTACAATAGAGGAACATTTGACATAAACACCAACACTATGATTGTCAAATATCTCATACACATATTAATACCTTTAAGACTCGATTTAAATGTCTAGACAAAAGCATCATCAGTTGACATCAGATtatttgacctctgacctttgatcCTTAGCTTCTTTAATCCGCACATCGCACCCTCTTGACAATTTACAACCTCTCAGTGTAACATTAGCGTGTGGATGGTTTGTTTCAACTCAAGCCAATGAGTGACACACTCTTAGGTTGACAGTATTAACTTGTCACCTTTACTTACAAAGGTTAAATGTCAGAATCTAGCCACGCCCCTACTTTTAATCTTTGCAATTAAGTGGTATTGACTCATTTCCAACATGTCGTCATGGAAACCATATTTCAAATACCAAGGTACATCATAGACTCACTCTTTATGATATAATGCCCTTGAACTTGACTTCCGAGGCCAATGTCAGTTTACTGACGTAATGTGAACTTGAAGTATAGAATATTTGTGCTGGGCACTATATATACCGTATTTACTTCTAGGTTATATGACACAGtcccaagtacatgtatttcactggACTTGTGTCTTGAACGGCAACTTGCTCAATTCGGAAAGGTTTCTTTTTGGTACAATCTTGATTATTTAGTACACTTGATATTTAAAATTACGTGATAGTTTTCAACTGTATTAGAACCTACCACTATAggtttgtatgttttgtgtttttgtgaTTCAATCGATAATTTACAttcacatataatatattatttttctaTCAATTGAGTATCAGATTTACTGacaatattttggtaaatacttCCAATAACaaacaatcatcatcatcatcatcatcatcatcatcatcatcatcatcatcatcatcatcatcatcatcaccaccaccaccaccaccaccaccaccaccaccaccatcaccatcaccatcatcatcatcatcatcatcatcatcatcatcatcatcatcatcatcatcatcatcatcatcaaaaattgaaataccATTGAAAACCATTTTTTAATAAATTAGCTAGTGTCTATTTCAGCTCACTAAGATCTCGACTACTGTCCGTCACCATAGTGACCACTTTAGATAGCTATGACatagacattaaaaaacaagaccCCCAGTAAAGCATTATCAAGTTTACCCTGCAACCATGATTCGGGACCTCTTGCGGTAGTCCACATACGGTGTATTTAGTTTGCTCCAAGTATGATGTATATCCACCTATCACTACTTTGAGTTCCTGTAAATGTCAAAGGGGAATAGCAGGCAAATTAATATTAACATGAAGTGATTACCAGGTCATTCCCCTCGAGAACAATAAAGATATAACTATTATTGGGTGATTCTATGTGTAtgtcttttttatttcattttgttgtatattttgttcGTATGTTTATCTGTTGGCCGTTCAATCAGACTGCCTGTCATGATCAGTTTATGTGCAATGGATATAATTTCTGTTATGTATTTATCACAATTATGTACGACACTAAACATTGAATCGTATGATTTATTCCAGTGCTGATGGTAACTATGAACCGACGTTGATGACGAAGGCACTTGTTTACAACACGGGGACGATATATTGGCTACCACCAGCAATATACAAAAGTTCATGCAGAATAGACGTACAGTACTTTCCCTTCGACGAACAACATTGTACGATGAAGTTTGGTTCGTGGACGTATGACGGTCGAGTTTTGGATCTAGTAATGATGGATGAAGACGTCGATTTAGAGGATTACTGGGAAAGTGGAGAGTGGGATATCCTAGGTTCGCCGGGGACTAAACATACCGCCAAATATCCCTGCTGTGAAGAAATCTACACAGATATTACGTTCACTTTTATAATTCGACGAAAACCActtttttacacagttaatctTATCATTCCGTGTGTACTAATTTCGTTTCTGTCTGTGTTGGTATTTTATCTCCCTTCTGATTGCGGGGAGAAAATATCTCTGTGTATATCTGTGTTGCTGGCTCTTACGGTGTTTTTGCTTCTTATTTCGGAGATTATTCCTCCTACTTCAGTGTTGATTCCACTGATTGGACGCTATCTCCTGTTCACCATGGTTTTAGTGACTTGCTCCATCGTGATCACCGTCATTGTACTCAACGTGCACCATCGTTCTCCGAGTACGCACTGCATGCCTCGTTGGGTGCGGAGGGTTTTTCTTGAAGCGATACCACCGTGGATAGGAATGAGGAAATACAATCAGTACAGATCAGCTCAAGAGGAGATTGTTAAAGTTGACGCTAATATCGAACTCAAGGAATTCGACTACATACCTCAAAGACAGAGCTTTGATGACAACATCAGACCTAATGAATGTTTTTCAGCCGGATCAAAGGTCAGAACTATTTCTCAAGATGTTTTTCATGGAAGAGAAAGGGATTCCATGTGTTTAAGATCTCTCTGCTGTGGAACAGGACAAGTTCCTGCTGAAGTTGGAGAAGCAATGAAAAATGTTCAGTATATAGCAGACCATCTGCGAAACGAGGACGAATTCAACACGGTGGGTAAAATTTCATTGACGGACATAACTTCATCCTCCCGACTTATAGCCTTTAGTATTCAAGGATGGTAGAGCCAAGATGGCTGATTGAATATCGAATCCTCTTGAGTTTCAGTTTCTCTTTGTCGGATGGATTACTTTGTAAGCCCGAACTTCGAAGTAGATTTTAGTACATACTGTCATTTTATTCTGACTCACAGCTAGTTACCGCTATCAAGTCCTTGCAATAACTTACCCAATTCTTAACTCTTTATAATGGTACCCTTAAACTACAGTGTGACTGTACCAGACACATATTTCACCCTGCCTCGTTAAactttgaactgaaaataaacttgGCAATGACTCAAGTACGCAGGCACATAAATTATCTGGATGACGACTCCTACTTAAGAACTGTCAAACTGAGCAATAGGGCTCCGTTTTTTGACGATGtgtacaaatttaatttttttaaaaatttgttcTAACATGTCACTAAGTATATTGTCTAATCAACTTTAATATTCCTAGCACCACACAGGCTAAGTGTAGATAGTAAAGTATTAGGCCATGCGTGTTTTGTTATCCTAAGACCGAACTAGCTATATACATATTCCAAGAAATTAGGATGCCATAAACCGAAACACATCTATCGTTATAtgttatatgcatgtatgtatgtatgtacatgtatgtatgtatgtatgtatgtatgtatgtatgtatgtatgtatgtatgtatgtatgtacacacacacacacacacacacacacacacacatatatatatatatatatatatatatatatatatatatatatatatatatatatatatatatatatatatatatatatatatatatatatatatatatatataactcggtgagtatcaatctgctaagacagtgctctataccgcagtggcagagcgcaatagttttgatagttctggaactctttcttggtttcaaccaagaaagagttccaaaactaccaaaactatatatatatatatatataaatatatatatatatatatataaactattacgctctgccactgcggtatagagcactgtcttagcagattgatactcaccgagttatatatatatatatatatatatatatatatatatatatatatatatatatatatatatatatatatatatatatattcgatGTCATAACATATTGTATACCTAGTTATCTGACTTAATTCAGTATGAACACTAAATTATGTAGCAACTACCTATTTTACACTCAATGTTACGTGTTTTgtgtaacaattttttttaaacaggaACAATTTTCGTACTTGCAATACACTCAATGCCTTGGGTATCTTTCCACAATTAGTTTCCCGTGAGGTTAGCTAAAAAGCTTTCGATGAAGTTAATCCCTAGCTCCCAGTCTTGGTATATTTCGTTTTGAGTTTTTTTTGGTCAGCGAGATTTAAGTTAATGACTATCCTTGTGAGAATTGCTATTTACTAGTAGTGAACGCCTACAATGGATACTGGTTGATGTTAATTATCAAGTGTAATCGGTTTaacgtttttaaatgaaatttttcACTAGCACCGTTTAGAGACTCGGAGTAAACTACACTAGTGAGAGGATATTTCTGTAaaattttttaaagttttagcCAGACGTCTTATATTAGATACATATTTATggtttaaaaaagaaagaaaaacgtTTGAACGGATTAGAGTGAAAACAGGTAGAACGTAAATACTGTTTGAATTATTCGTTAGTATTATCGAATATATAGAAATTCGTATGTGATTGCTGGTATCTGTTTCAAACAAACAGACTAgctgtgatgatgatggtgatgatgatgatgatgatgatgatgatgatgatgatgatgatgatgatgatggtgaggAT from Glandiceps talaboti chromosome 12, keGlaTala1.1, whole genome shotgun sequence encodes the following:
- the LOC144443503 gene encoding neuronal acetylcholine receptor subunit alpha-2-like — encoded protein: MMVVCHWARTALTLFLSLKVCLAAEAEERLFTRLFHGYNKLVRPVRNVSDGLTVAFGLSISQLINVDERNQIMTTNVWLKQEWIDYRLRWNVSDYGGLGVLRVPSPLLWLPDIVLYNNADGNYEPTLMTKALVYNTGTIYWLPPAIYKSSCRIDVQYFPFDEQHCTMKFGSWTYDGRVLDLVMMDEDVDLEDYWESGEWDILGSPGTKHTAKYPCCEEIYTDITFTFIIRRKPLFYTVNLIIPCVLISFLSVLVFYLPSDCGEKISLCISVLLALTVFLLLISEIIPPTSVLIPLIGRYLLFTMVLVTCSIVITVIVLNVHHRSPSTHCMPRWVRRVFLEAIPPWIGMRKYNQYRSAQEEIVKVDANIELKEFDYIPQRQSFDDNIRPNECFSAGSKVRTISQDVFHGRERDSMCLRSLCCGTGQVPAEVGEAMKNVQYIADHLRNEDEFNTKSEEWKFVAMVLDRIFLIVFLIAVICGSGIIILSAPNIFSSYEIQT